In a single window of the Candidatus Eisenbacteria bacterium genome:
- a CDS encoding transposase — MTPPPAPIARPRRAPREMWNAIFWALRSGAPWRDIPECHGLWESAYSHFNTWRRKGVFERVLQAPQIRLDAEGISTGNCRPSMAARCEPPRRPQGPGKGGSREPGDHASGPLARRIREQAPPGC, encoded by the coding sequence ATGACTCCACCGCCGGCACCTATCGCCCGGCCACGCCGCGCACCGCGCGAGATGTGGAACGCAATCTTCTGGGCGCTGCGCAGCGGCGCCCCGTGGCGCGATATTCCGGAGTGCCATGGCCTATGGGAGTCGGCGTACTCTCACTTCAACACGTGGCGCCGCAAGGGGGTGTTCGAACGGGTGCTGCAGGCGCCGCAGATCCGGCTCGATGCGGAGGGCATATCGACTGGGAATTGTCGTCCGTCGATGGCAGCTCGGTGCGAGCCACCAAGGCGGCCGCAGGGGCCGGGGAAAGGCGGCTCCAGAGAACCCGGAGACCACGCCTCTGGGCCGCTCGCGCGGCGGATTCGGGAGCAAGCTCCACCTGGTTGCTGA
- a CDS encoding TonB-dependent receptor, protein MAGLLLGAVLLATQATLATIAGTVRDSETRAPLPGAVVALTDIGVSALTSADGRYALPHVPAGPHHVAVRCLGYAPRSLHALVPRGGELEINVSLEPEPVQLSTVQVRARVTVRGTESADSAVRHDRVLSIAAMRNHPLLTEPDALVALSGGDVVVRPESPSGVHIRGGASDQTAYLIDGIPVLSPYHVAGVASAWNPDALSRLVLSSSVPSPSHPHALSGSIEAATRAPGERFRAQGSVSTTQTRLTLDGPLGDSGAGYLLSGRSGLHDVLAPRGESSYLKSTSRDWFAKLESPLLGGRARVLMYGNGNRAGASAVSEDSVSQRGRRNAFDWHGRSLGGEWSRAQANQSFSVRAWSADGEVSSDWLAAPGGIELTGTRRDLGALATFEHRARGSTVAALRMEALRTRYQIEPDSAGGPRLDLDARPPVTTLTLQHDRPLGAQVQIQVGAALALADREAYSSPRAGLKWTPTEQLELSCACARTQQFAQSLRNPESVVSNIFPVDVFVAADGARVPVANSDQASAAIIVRPWAGVRIGVQGYERVAREVLLVAPRDGEPFSTGGFTRGEARARGVSADLAISSARWGLVASYGWQRVRYEYGDSSYVPDHGAAHHLDGGVIVFPSATSSVRLGAVAVLGRRTTVVPGGFDWSACNLLNRGCEFSDSPHYGNEPLGAVALPGYLSVDVGLRMHWHLHLWGREARLEAFASASNILGRMNILTYVRPAGEDRLIGIELRPLGVLVAGVDWQF, encoded by the coding sequence ATGGCCGGCTTGCTTCTCGGCGCAGTTCTACTCGCGACACAGGCGACGCTGGCAACCATCGCCGGAACGGTTCGCGACAGCGAGACCCGAGCCCCGCTTCCCGGCGCGGTGGTCGCGCTCACCGACATCGGCGTGTCAGCGCTCACGAGCGCTGACGGCCGCTACGCCCTGCCGCACGTGCCGGCGGGGCCGCATCACGTCGCGGTCCGGTGTCTCGGGTACGCGCCACGTTCGCTGCACGCGCTGGTGCCGCGCGGTGGCGAGCTGGAAATCAACGTGTCGCTCGAGCCCGAGCCGGTTCAGCTCTCGACTGTGCAGGTGCGCGCACGGGTCACCGTGCGCGGCACCGAGAGCGCGGATTCGGCCGTGCGCCACGATCGCGTGCTCTCGATCGCCGCGATGAGGAATCATCCGCTCCTGACCGAGCCCGACGCGCTCGTCGCCTTGAGCGGGGGAGACGTGGTGGTCCGACCCGAATCGCCGAGCGGCGTTCACATTCGCGGCGGAGCCTCGGATCAGACCGCGTACCTGATCGACGGCATTCCGGTGCTCAGCCCCTATCACGTCGCAGGAGTCGCGAGTGCGTGGAATCCCGACGCGCTTTCGCGACTGGTGCTGTCGTCCTCAGTGCCATCCCCTTCGCACCCGCACGCGTTGTCGGGCTCGATCGAGGCTGCGACGCGCGCTCCGGGTGAACGATTTCGCGCCCAAGGCAGCGTGAGCACCACCCAGACGCGACTCACGCTCGACGGTCCGTTGGGTGACTCAGGAGCGGGCTACCTGCTGAGTGGCCGATCCGGCCTTCACGATGTGCTGGCGCCGCGTGGCGAGTCGTCCTACCTGAAGAGCACCAGCCGCGACTGGTTCGCCAAGCTCGAGTCGCCGCTGCTGGGCGGCCGAGCGCGAGTACTCATGTACGGAAACGGCAATCGCGCCGGCGCGTCGGCAGTCTCGGAGGACTCCGTGAGTCAGCGCGGTCGCCGCAATGCGTTCGACTGGCATGGCCGCTCGCTCGGTGGTGAGTGGAGTCGCGCGCAGGCGAATCAGTCCTTCAGCGTACGCGCCTGGAGCGCCGACGGCGAGGTGAGTTCCGACTGGCTGGCTGCCCCAGGCGGCATCGAGCTGACCGGCACTCGCAGGGACCTGGGAGCGCTCGCCACATTCGAACACCGTGCGCGGGGATCCACGGTCGCGGCACTGCGCATGGAGGCGCTGCGCACCCGCTATCAGATCGAACCGGATTCCGCCGGCGGCCCGCGGCTGGACCTCGATGCACGCCCGCCCGTCACGACCCTGACCCTCCAGCACGACCGGCCGCTCGGCGCTCAGGTGCAGATCCAAGTCGGGGCCGCGCTCGCGCTCGCCGACCGCGAGGCGTACTCGAGCCCGCGCGCAGGACTCAAGTGGACCCCCACCGAGCAGCTCGAGCTGTCCTGCGCGTGCGCTCGCACTCAGCAATTCGCGCAATCGTTGCGGAATCCGGAGTCGGTGGTCAGCAACATCTTCCCGGTGGACGTGTTCGTCGCCGCCGACGGCGCGCGTGTGCCAGTGGCGAACAGCGATCAGGCCTCGGCCGCGATCATTGTCCGGCCGTGGGCAGGGGTCCGCATCGGCGTGCAGGGCTACGAGCGGGTTGCGCGCGAGGTGTTACTGGTGGCGCCTCGCGATGGCGAGCCGTTCTCGACTGGGGGATTCACCCGCGGCGAGGCGCGCGCACGCGGCGTATCGGCGGACCTCGCCATCAGCTCGGCGCGCTGGGGGCTGGTTGCGAGCTACGGCTGGCAGCGCGTGCGCTATGAGTACGGCGACTCGAGCTACGTGCCGGACCATGGGGCCGCGCACCACCTCGATGGCGGCGTGATCGTGTTCCCGAGTGCGACTTCGTCGGTGCGGCTCGGCGCGGTCGCGGTGCTGGGGCGGCGCACCACCGTGGTGCCGGGGGGCTTCGACTGGAGTGCCTGCAATCTGCTCAATCGGGGCTGCGAGTTCTCCGACAGTCCCCACTACGGCAACGAGCCACTGGGCGCGGTCGCGCTGCCCGGCTATCTGAGTGTAGACGTGGGGCTGCGCATGCACTGGCACCTTCACCTGTGGGGGCGCGAGGCACGACTGGAGGCGTTCGCGAGTGCTTCGAATATCCTGGGTCGCATGAACATTCTGACCTATGTGCGACCGGCGGGAGAGGATCGGCTGATCGGCATCGAGTTGCGCCCGCTGGGAGTGCTGGTGGCGGGGGTGGACTGGCAGTTTTGA
- a CDS encoding transposase, whose protein sequence is MNRVKIGRRQRPEAMAGDKACSTPRIRQRLKLHAIRAVISRRTHQHPDDRRVRFDRKAYRRRNSVEPWICWIESWRRVVTRFEQLAVNSLATTHLILIERYFRVQFSNGA, encoded by the coding sequence GTGAACCGGGTGAAGATCGGGCGCCGCCAACGTCCCGAGGCGATGGCAGGGGACAAGGCCTGCAGCACGCCGCGCATTCGCCAGCGGCTGAAACTCCACGCGATCCGAGCAGTGATTTCCAGGCGCACCCATCAGCACCCCGACGACCGCCGCGTGCGCTTCGACCGCAAGGCCTACCGGCGCCGCAACAGCGTCGAACCGTGGATTTGCTGGATCGAATCGTGGCGCCGCGTGGTGACCCGCTTCGAGCAGCTCGCGGTCAACTCTCTCGCGACGACTCATCTGATTCTCATTGAGCGCTACTTCCGTGTGCAGTTCTCAAACGGAGCCTAG
- a CDS encoding VTC domain-containing protein: MLAPRELTRRTDTKFVIASAQVGELLRALVDDFAVLLAGRARIASYRTLYFDTANLDFFDAHLHGRRVRHKARIRHYPDRRLSTLEVRIRRSEIGTVKCRIAHPIDVSERSADDGAFVSLHTGFSQDLRPQAWTNFRRITLLGLSTQERVTIDLDLAFEVNGIRRSLDSTAIVEVKRWPFWPRTAVLSAMRAGGWRRRTLSKYCTAIALCRHELNLNRMLPILRDLERSTA, from the coding sequence ATGCTTGCGCCCCGCGAGCTGACGCGCCGGACCGACACGAAGTTCGTGATCGCGAGCGCGCAGGTGGGCGAGTTGCTTCGCGCTCTCGTGGATGACTTTGCGGTGCTTCTGGCCGGTCGAGCTCGCATCGCGTCCTATCGGACTCTGTACTTCGATACCGCGAACCTCGACTTCTTCGATGCCCACCTTCATGGTCGCCGAGTGCGACACAAGGCTCGCATCCGCCACTATCCGGACCGCCGACTATCGACGTTGGAGGTCAGGATCCGAAGGAGCGAGATCGGGACCGTCAAGTGCCGGATCGCGCATCCGATTGACGTGAGCGAGCGCTCCGCGGATGACGGGGCGTTCGTGTCGTTGCACACCGGATTCAGTCAAGATCTGCGCCCGCAGGCCTGGACGAACTTCCGACGCATCACCCTCCTCGGGCTCAGCACTCAGGAGCGTGTCACCATCGACCTCGATCTGGCGTTCGAGGTCAACGGCATCAGGCGTTCGCTCGACTCGACGGCGATCGTCGAGGTGAAGCGGTGGCCGTTCTGGCCACGCACGGCGGTGTTGTCCGCGATGCGCGCCGGTGGCTGGAGACGGCGCACCCTGAGCAAGTACTGTACGGCGATTGCGCTGTGCAGACACGAACTGAATCTCAATCGGATGCTTCCCATCCTGCGCGACCTTGAACGGAGTACGGCATGA
- a CDS encoding deoxyhypusine synthase: MKSSPQKSTANVKRGPVSRFIEHHYRHFNAASLVDAARGYETHLAAGGRMLVTLAGAMSTAELGISLAEMIRRDKVHAIVCTGANLEEDIFNLVAHDYYERVPHYRDLTPADEVALLKRHMNRVTDTCIPEMEAMRRIEKVVLEEWVKADRAGERYFPHEFMYRILRGGKLKKSYQIDPKHSWMLAACEKNLPMWVPGWEDATLGNMYSGHCISGDVKNVHTVRTGIEYMMTLAEWYTVNAKPLRPRSRDGVGSIGFFQIGGGIAGDFPICVVPMLHQDLQRTSVPLWGYFCQISDSTTSYGSYSGAVPNEKITWGKLGEKTPKFVIESDATIVAPLLFAWVLGQ, encoded by the coding sequence ATGAAGTCGTCGCCGCAGAAGTCGACCGCGAACGTGAAGCGGGGGCCGGTCTCGCGCTTCATCGAACACCACTACCGGCACTTCAACGCCGCCTCGTTGGTCGACGCGGCGCGCGGCTACGAGACGCATCTCGCCGCGGGCGGCCGCATGCTGGTGACGCTGGCGGGTGCGATGTCAACGGCCGAGCTGGGGATCTCTCTCGCCGAGATGATTCGCCGCGACAAGGTGCATGCGATCGTCTGCACCGGCGCGAACCTCGAAGAGGACATCTTCAACCTGGTCGCGCATGACTACTACGAGCGTGTGCCGCACTACCGCGATCTCACGCCCGCCGACGAGGTGGCGCTACTGAAGCGCCACATGAATCGCGTGACCGACACCTGCATTCCCGAGATGGAAGCGATGCGCCGTATCGAGAAGGTGGTGCTCGAGGAGTGGGTGAAGGCCGACCGCGCGGGCGAGCGCTACTTCCCGCACGAGTTCATGTACCGGATCCTGCGCGGTGGAAAGCTCAAGAAGAGCTACCAGATCGACCCCAAACACTCGTGGATGCTGGCGGCATGCGAGAAGAATCTGCCGATGTGGGTGCCCGGCTGGGAGGACGCGACGCTCGGAAACATGTACTCGGGGCACTGCATCAGCGGCGACGTCAAGAACGTGCACACGGTGCGCACCGGGATCGAGTACATGATGACGCTCGCCGAGTGGTACACGGTCAACGCGAAGCCGTTGCGCCCGCGCTCGCGTGACGGGGTGGGCTCGATCGGGTTCTTTCAGATCGGCGGCGGCATCGCCGGCGACTTCCCGATCTGCGTGGTGCCGATGCTGCATCAGGATCTGCAGCGCACGAGCGTGCCGCTGTGGGGCTACTTCTGCCAGATCAGCGATTCGACCACCAGCTACGGCAGCTACTCAGGCGCGGTGCCGAACGAGAAGATCACGTGGGGCAAGCTCGGCGAGAAGACGCCCAAGTTCGTGATCGAGTCCGACGCCACGATCGTGGCTCCGTTGCTGTTCGCGTGGGTGCTCGGACAGTAG
- a CDS encoding winged helix-turn-helix transcriptional regulator → MMVTATSSPFGSSTRTRALLAMRLLVETYARELARFLDLNLSGVQKALRSLEADGLVAARAVGRTRVYRLGPRAGARKDLERYLDGLLVTETKLRAKAATLRRRPRKAGKPA, encoded by the coding sequence ATGATGGTCACCGCGACATCCAGCCCGTTCGGAAGTAGCACACGTACGCGGGCACTGCTGGCGATGCGACTGCTGGTCGAGACCTACGCACGTGAGCTCGCGCGCTTCCTCGACCTCAATCTCTCGGGCGTCCAAAAGGCACTGCGTTCCCTGGAGGCCGACGGACTTGTCGCCGCACGTGCAGTCGGCCGAACACGGGTCTACCGCCTCGGCCCCAGAGCGGGAGCTCGCAAAGACCTCGAGCGCTATCTCGATGGTCTGCTCGTGACCGAGACGAAGTTGCGTGCGAAGGCCGCGACGCTCCGACGGCGACCCAGAAAGGCCGGCAAACCGGCATGA
- the rfaD gene encoding ADP-glyceromanno-heptose 6-epimerase, giving the protein MIAVTGAAGFIGSVLVWRFNQLGERNIVCVDTRASAQDSANLAPLTYREYIPHEAFLQRLTAGEWRGELQCVFHLGACSSTTETDWDYLQRNNIEYSQSLCEAALAAGARFIHASSAATYGNGDHGYSDDHARLHELMALNLYGRSKQLFDLWALDRGLLDRIVALKYFNVYGPNEWHKGSMRSMVCKGFEQIRDTGQVRLFKSDRAEYPDGGQKRDFIYVKDAVDMTLWFRDHPHANGVFNVGTGQAADWNRLLTAVFTALGREPRIEYIDMPAELIGSYQYFTQAEMTKLHAAGYRQPLTPLEDAVADYVRQHLVNGRHLGA; this is encoded by the coding sequence GTGATCGCCGTGACCGGAGCCGCGGGCTTCATCGGCAGCGTGCTGGTGTGGCGGTTCAATCAGCTTGGTGAGCGCAACATCGTGTGCGTGGACACGCGCGCGAGTGCACAAGATTCCGCAAACCTCGCGCCGCTGACCTACCGCGAGTACATCCCACACGAGGCCTTCCTGCAGCGTCTGACGGCCGGCGAGTGGAGAGGCGAACTGCAGTGCGTGTTCCACCTCGGCGCCTGTAGCAGCACCACCGAGACCGACTGGGACTACCTTCAGCGCAACAACATCGAGTATTCCCAGTCGCTGTGCGAGGCGGCGCTCGCCGCCGGTGCGCGCTTCATCCACGCGAGCAGCGCCGCTACCTACGGCAATGGCGACCACGGCTACAGCGACGATCATGCGCGCCTGCACGAGCTGATGGCGCTCAACCTTTATGGCCGCTCGAAGCAGCTGTTCGACCTGTGGGCCCTCGACCGGGGCCTGCTGGATCGCATCGTGGCGCTCAAGTACTTCAACGTGTACGGACCGAACGAGTGGCACAAGGGGTCGATGCGTTCGATGGTGTGCAAGGGCTTCGAGCAGATTCGCGACACCGGTCAGGTGCGCCTCTTCAAGAGCGATCGCGCGGAGTACCCGGACGGCGGCCAGAAGCGCGACTTCATCTACGTGAAGGACGCGGTCGATATGACGCTGTGGTTCCGCGATCACCCGCACGCGAATGGTGTCTTCAATGTGGGCACCGGGCAGGCGGCGGATTGGAATCGACTCCTCACCGCGGTGTTCACGGCACTCGGGCGCGAGCCGCGGATCGAGTACATCGACATGCCCGCCGAGCTGATCGGCAGCTATCAGTATTTCACTCAGGCCGAGATGACCAAGCTTCACGCGGCGGGCTACCGCCAGCCGCTCACCCCGCTCGAGGACGCGGTCGCCGACTATGTGCGCCAGCATCTCGTGAACGGGCGCCACTTGGGCGCGTGA
- a CDS encoding sigma-70 family RNA polymerase sigma factor, which produces MDGPELIYLRDRASGRSERSGVEGFHPLTESTPSFRARFEQLFDADFQRLYRFLNRLSGERELAADVAQEAFVRLYQRGAMPDEPEAWLITVAMNLFRNEKTTRSRRLRLLTPTRGEQSLGDPPSAPDERAGSEESRRRVRATLDQMPEREQRLLLLRSEGYRYREIAVTLGLNEASVGVLLARARRAFLERYQEAPDAS; this is translated from the coding sequence GTGGACGGTCCGGAACTGATTTACCTTCGCGACAGGGCATCGGGGCGCTCGGAGCGCTCCGGTGTGGAGGGTTTTCACCCGCTGACTGAGTCCACGCCTTCGTTTCGAGCGCGCTTCGAGCAACTCTTCGATGCCGACTTCCAGCGTCTCTATCGCTTTCTGAACCGGCTTTCGGGCGAGCGGGAGCTGGCGGCCGATGTCGCGCAGGAGGCGTTTGTCCGCTTGTACCAGCGTGGCGCGATGCCGGATGAGCCCGAGGCGTGGCTGATCACGGTGGCCATGAACCTGTTTCGAAACGAGAAGACCACTCGCAGTCGGCGGCTGAGGCTGTTGACGCCGACGCGCGGCGAACAATCGCTCGGCGATCCGCCGTCCGCGCCGGACGAACGGGCCGGGTCGGAGGAGTCCCGCCGTCGCGTGCGCGCCACACTGGATCAGATGCCGGAACGCGAGCAGCGCCTGTTGCTGTTGAGATCCGAAGGCTATCGCTACCGTGAGATCGCGGTCACGCTGGGGCTCAACGAGGCGAGCGTGGGAGTGTTGCTGGCGCGTGCACGACGCGCCTTTCTCGAGCGGTACCAGGAGGCGCCGGATGCATCTTGA
- a CDS encoding DUF47 domain-containing protein: MRFSLFPREEDFFLLFRRQAALVSEGCHRTFVTPLEREDIHNLASGLDDVLDAAEAIASRVVLFKILAPTPEAVQLTAIVEECGVQIERAVEHLESFKNLRAFTIEINRLEREADHVSRQAVAELFSGRHDLLDILRWKEIYGRLENAADRCEDVANTVEAIVLKSR; this comes from the coding sequence ATGAGGTTTTCGCTGTTTCCGCGCGAGGAGGACTTCTTCCTGCTATTTCGGAGACAGGCTGCGCTGGTGAGCGAAGGCTGCCACCGCACTTTCGTGACTCCGCTTGAGCGTGAGGACATTCACAACCTTGCAAGCGGGCTCGACGACGTGCTCGACGCGGCCGAAGCGATCGCGAGCCGAGTCGTCCTGTTCAAGATCCTGGCTCCGACTCCGGAGGCGGTCCAACTCACGGCGATCGTCGAGGAGTGCGGCGTCCAAATCGAGCGCGCAGTCGAGCATCTGGAAAGCTTCAAGAACCTGAGGGCGTTCACGATCGAGATCAACCGGCTCGAGCGCGAAGCCGACCACGTGTCGCGACAGGCGGTCGCCGAACTGTTCTCCGGACGGCACGACCTACTCGACATCCTGCGTTGGAAGGAGATCTATGGCCGACTCGAGAACGCGGCGGATCGGTGCGAGGACGTGGCGAACACGGTCGAAGCGATCGTGCTCAAGAGTCGGTGA
- a CDS encoding aromatic ring-hydroxylating dioxygenase subunit alpha yields the protein MPDFKRTTESFRQGARTLPREFYTSDAVLAEERERIFARGWNCVGRGSRLAAPGDFITVELAGESVIVVREKGGGLNAFFNVCRHRGTRICRDAAGHFNESIQCPYHAWTYGTDGQLIGAPHMQDTEGFDKAEYPLHRASLAEWEGFVFVNLAGDAEPFERAWAPMLGRLARYGLTGLAVGHRVTYEVNANWKLVFQNYSECLHCPTIHPKLAAVLPYQSGANDLTEGAFLGGYMEIKAPNQSATMSGRVCGRSVSDAMPEADQHRAFYYSLMPNMLLSLHPDYVNYYLLHAVAVDRTVVESEWLFHPDTIADPNNNMRDGVEFWDLTNRQDWDIVEQSQLGIGSRRYAPGPYSSRESIPAAWDLEYLRRMGR from the coding sequence ATGCCAGACTTCAAGCGCACCACCGAATCGTTCCGACAGGGCGCACGCACGCTGCCGCGCGAGTTCTACACCTCGGACGCCGTTCTGGCCGAAGAGCGCGAGAGGATCTTCGCACGCGGCTGGAATTGCGTCGGCCGCGGCTCGCGACTCGCCGCGCCCGGCGACTTCATCACGGTCGAGCTCGCGGGCGAGTCGGTGATCGTGGTGCGCGAGAAGGGCGGCGGGCTCAATGCGTTCTTCAATGTGTGCCGCCACCGCGGCACCCGCATCTGCCGTGACGCCGCGGGCCACTTCAACGAGAGCATCCAGTGCCCGTATCACGCGTGGACCTACGGCACTGACGGGCAATTGATCGGCGCGCCGCATATGCAGGACACCGAAGGCTTCGACAAGGCCGAGTACCCGCTCCATCGCGCCTCGCTCGCCGAGTGGGAAGGCTTCGTGTTCGTGAATCTCGCGGGCGATGCCGAGCCGTTCGAGCGAGCCTGGGCTCCGATGCTGGGGCGGCTCGCGCGTTACGGACTCACGGGGCTCGCGGTGGGTCACAGGGTCACGTACGAAGTGAACGCCAACTGGAAGCTGGTGTTCCAGAACTACTCCGAGTGCCTGCACTGCCCGACCATCCACCCCAAGCTCGCGGCCGTGCTGCCCTATCAGAGCGGTGCGAACGACCTGACCGAGGGCGCGTTCCTGGGCGGCTACATGGAGATTAAAGCACCGAACCAGAGCGCCACCATGAGCGGTCGCGTGTGCGGGCGGTCGGTGAGCGACGCGATGCCCGAAGCCGATCAGCACCGCGCGTTCTACTACTCGCTGATGCCGAACATGCTGTTGAGCCTGCACCCCGACTACGTGAACTACTACCTGCTGCACGCGGTTGCTGTGGATCGCACCGTGGTCGAGTCCGAGTGGCTCTTCCACCCCGATACGATCGCCGACCCGAACAACAACATGCGTGACGGGGTCGAGTTCTGGGACCTGACCAACCGCCAGGACTGGGACATCGTGGAGCAGAGCCAGCTTGGGATCGGCTCACGGCGCTACGCGCCGGGGCCGTACTCGTCGCGCGAGAGCATCCCGGCGGCATGGGATCTGGAGTACCTGCGGCGGATGGGGCGGTAG
- a CDS encoding VTC domain-containing protein has protein sequence MPTLERWNGWLESFLAATPELLASRVLKRRTDSKFAMAPARAAELLFELSGDYALLSAGSARVASYRTLYFDTPRLEFFHAHRRGRRVRHKVRVRHYPDRLVSALEVKSRRTELETFKQWRGRAYGESELSEEDRAFVRLHTGSEQPVAPEVWTEFRRITLLGLRSHERVTLDFDLAIEGRHGRRELEDVVVVEVKQWPFCRSTPAMSALRAGGSRPRRLSKYCIAIAIAHPEVRLDVRLPDLRVARRGAA, from the coding sequence GTGCCGACGCTCGAACGGTGGAACGGGTGGCTCGAGAGTTTCCTGGCCGCGACGCCCGAGCTATTGGCGAGCCGGGTGCTCAAGCGTCGCACCGACTCCAAGTTCGCGATGGCTCCGGCGCGCGCGGCCGAGCTGCTGTTCGAACTCTCGGGCGACTACGCGCTGCTGTCCGCCGGGAGCGCGAGGGTCGCCAGCTATCGCACGCTCTACTTCGATACGCCGCGGCTCGAGTTCTTTCACGCTCATCGTCGCGGCCGGCGGGTACGGCACAAGGTGCGAGTCCGCCACTATCCGGACCGGCTCGTCTCTGCACTCGAGGTCAAGTCGCGCCGGACCGAGCTGGAGACGTTCAAGCAGTGGCGTGGTCGCGCGTATGGCGAGAGCGAGCTGAGTGAGGAAGACCGGGCATTCGTTCGCCTGCACACCGGAAGTGAGCAACCGGTGGCCCCCGAGGTGTGGACGGAATTCCGACGGATCACGCTGCTGGGGCTGAGATCGCACGAGCGCGTCACGCTCGATTTCGACCTTGCCATTGAGGGCCGGCACGGTCGGCGAGAACTGGAGGACGTGGTGGTCGTCGAAGTGAAGCAATGGCCGTTCTGCCGCAGCACCCCGGCCATGTCGGCGCTGAGAGCCGGCGGTTCGCGGCCGCGCCGTCTGAGCAAGTACTGCATCGCGATCGCGATCGCGCATCCCGAGGTGCGGCTCGACGTGCGCCTGCCCGACTTGCGCGTGGCACGGCGCGGCGCGGCGTGA
- a CDS encoding DUF4956 domain-containing protein, giving the protein MMNWLGVDAIADWQGLSRLMLRFALDLFVSTIVIRAIYGRLYRNREFILTYFLFNTTTFFLCYLLSASSIHFGVGLALFGVFGILRYRTEQIPIRDLTYLFIVIGIGVLNGVADRGVSVVELLAVNGTILAVTAALELSGRRSRERATPMLYDRLELLHPGRAAELAADLAARTGMKVLRVDVNQVDLLRDAVEITVYHQPTQ; this is encoded by the coding sequence ATGATGAACTGGCTTGGTGTGGATGCGATCGCGGACTGGCAGGGACTCAGCAGATTGATGTTGCGCTTCGCGTTGGACCTGTTCGTGAGCACGATCGTGATCCGCGCGATCTACGGGCGGCTCTACCGAAATCGCGAGTTCATCCTCACCTACTTCCTGTTCAACACCACGACGTTTTTTCTGTGCTACTTGCTGAGCGCATCGTCGATCCATTTTGGTGTTGGACTCGCGCTGTTCGGGGTGTTCGGAATCTTGCGTTACCGGACCGAACAGATTCCGATCCGAGATCTCACCTATCTCTTCATCGTCATAGGGATTGGCGTGCTCAACGGAGTCGCGGATCGGGGCGTGAGCGTCGTTGAGTTGCTCGCAGTCAATGGCACGATACTCGCTGTGACGGCCGCGCTCGAACTGAGTGGACGCCGGAGTCGGGAGCGAGCAACGCCGATGCTCTACGATCGGCTCGAGTTGCTGCATCCGGGAAGGGCAGCCGAGTTGGCAGCAGATCTCGCCGCGAGGACCGGTATGAAGGTGCTCCGGGTCGATGTCAACCAGGTCGATCTGCTCCGCGATGCGGTCGAGATCACGGTTTACCACCAGCCGACTCAATAG